A genomic window from Enoplosus armatus isolate fEnoArm2 chromosome 18, fEnoArm2.hap1, whole genome shotgun sequence includes:
- the man1b1a gene encoding endoplasmic reticulum mannosyl-oligosaccharide 1,2-alpha-mannosidase, giving the protein MYPPSRKDFISLTLSDPHSHSYNNGKHRRQSCWRKWKQLSRLQRSLILFLLALLLIFGLLSYPSITEQWRGLSDREDWLELNDRELKTIPPGVKSILGEAAGKAPVPVAGPQMGPDVGPDAGPDAGPDAGPAVGPAVGPDVGPDAVVEPKGPNVPILPKPPTKKKTFPGKRGPPSLQKEGNMSDTVGGKKQEVVQDEGGEEEDKEKKIVSWRGAIIEADQATEPPPSANEKEAAVPPAEANPADTVPLEVSAGTMDRLEAVRDAFRHAWKGYKDYAWGHDELKPISKSFGEWFGLGLTIIDSLDTMWILGLKEEFAEARNWVEKELSFNKNVDVNLFETTIRVLGGLLSTYHLTGDQLFLEKAKDLGSRLMPAFKTPSKIPFSDVNIGKGTAHPPRWTSDSTLAEVTSIQLEFRQLSRLTQDPQYQEVVNEVMKLVHKLPGKHDGLVPMFINTNSGQFTHKGVFTLGARADSYYEYLLKQWIQGGKTEDDLLEDYLQALEGVKKHLVRQTGPSRLTFVGELSHNRFNPKMDHLVCFLPGTLALGAHNGLPGDHMDLAVELMETCHQMYKQMETGLSPEIVHFNLQASDGQDIIVKPADRHNLLRPETVESLFYMYRFTKDTKYRDWGWDILQSFNNYTKVSDGGYTSINNVRDPVNPGPRDKMESFFLGETLKYMYLLFSDDMELLALDKYVFNTEAHPLPIWPSPPK; this is encoded by the exons ATGTATCCGCCTTCCAGAAAGGACTTCATCTCTTTGACACTCAGTGATCCGCACAGTCACTCGTACAACAACGGCAAACACCGCAGACAGTCCTGCTGGAGG AAATGGAAGCAGCTGTCTCGGCTCCAGCGAAGCCTCATCCTGTTcctgctggctctgctgctcATATTTGGACTGCTCTCCTATCCCAGCATCACAGAGCAGTGGAGAG ggttgTCTGACAGGGAGGACTGGCTGGAGCTGAATGACAGAGAGCTGAAGACCATTCCTCCAGGTGTGAAGTCTATATTGGGTGAAGCTGCAGGTAAAGCTCCGGTTCCTGTGGCAGGGCCACAAATGGGGCCAGATGTGGGGCCAGATGCGGGGCCAGATGCGGGGCCAGATGCGGGGCCGGCTGTGGGGCCAGCTGTGGGACCAGATGTGGGGCCAGATGCTGTGGTGGAGCCCAAAGGACCCAATGTCCCCATTTTGCCTAAACCTCCCACTAAG aaaaaaacattccctGGCAAGAGAGGTCCACCAAGCCTGCAGAAAGAGGGAAACATGTCAGACACAGTCGGTGGGAAAAAGCAAGAGGTGGTtcaagatgaaggaggagaggaggaggacaaagaaaagaagattgTCAG CTGGAGAGGAGCAATAATTGAAGCCGACCAGGCCACAGAGCCTCCACCCTCAGCCAATGAGAAAGAAGCTGCGGTGCCCCCAGCCGAGGCCAACCCTGCTGACACTGTCCCACTGGAAG TTTCAGCTGGAACCATGGACAGACTGGAGGCAGTACGAGATGCCTTCAGGCATGCATGGAAAGGCTACAAGGACTACGCCTGGGGTCACGACGAGCTCAAGCCCATTTCCAAGTCTTTTGGCGAGTGGTTCGGACTGGGTTTGACAATTATTGATTCTTTGGACACCATGTGGATTTTGGGCCTAAAAGAAG AGTTTGCCGAAGCAAGGAACTGGGTGGAGAAAGAGCTCTCCTTCAATAAGAACGTGGACGTAAATCTTTTTGAGACGACCATTCGTGTCCTTGGGGGCCTGCTGAGCACCTACCATCTAACAGGAGACCAGCTCTTCCTAGAGAAAGCT AAAGATCTCGGGTCCAGGTTGATGCCTGCCTTCAAAACTCCCTCAAAGATCCCGTTCTCAGACGTCAACATCGGGAAGGGAACCGCCCACCCCCCTCGATGGACGTCGGACAGCACTCTGGCTGAGGTCACGAGTATTCAGCTAGAATTCAGACAGCTGAGCCGCCTCACCCAGGACCCACAGTATCAG GAGGTTGTGAATGAGGTAATGAAGCTGGTCCACAAGCTGCCCGGCAAACACGACGGTCTGGTGCCCATGTTCATCAACACCAACAGTGGCCAGTTCACCCACAAAGGAGTCTTCACACTCGGCGCCCGGGCAGACAGCTACTATGAATACCTGCTCAAACAGTGGATCCAGGGCGGCAAGACGGAGGACGA CCTGTTGGAGGACTACCTTCAGGCCCTGGAGGGAGTGAAGAAACACCTTGTGAGACAGACGGGGCCCAGCAGATTGACCTTTGTTGGAGAGTTGTCCCACAACCGCTTCAATCCTAAAATG GACCACCTCGTGTGCTTCCTGCCAGGAACCTTGGCGCTGGGAGCACACAACGGCCTCCCGGGGGACCACATGGATCTGGCTGTGGAGCTGATGGAGACGTGTCATCAGATGTACAAACAGATGGAGACTGGGCTGAGCCCGGAGATCGTACACTTCAACCTACAGGCCAGTGACGGGCAGGACATCATTGTCAAG cctgcagacagacacaaccTGCTGAGACCAGAAACGGTGGAAAGTCTATTCTACATGTACAGATTCACTAAGGACACCAAGTACAGAGACTGGGGCTGGGACATACTACAGAGCTTCAACAACTACACTAAG GTGTCTGACGGTGGCTACACGTCCATTAACAACGTCCGCGACCCCGTCAACCCCGGCCCCCGTGACAAGATGGAGAGTTTCTTCCTGGGTGAGACGCTGAAGTACATGTACCTGCTCTTCTCTGACGACATGGAGCTGCTTGCTCTAGACAAGTACGTCTTCAACACAGAGGCCCACCCTCTCCCCATATGGCCCTCTCCACCCAAATGA